One Nerophis lumbriciformis linkage group LG19, RoL_Nlum_v2.1, whole genome shotgun sequence DNA segment encodes these proteins:
- the nectin4b gene encoding nectin-4 isoform X1 — protein sequence MDQSVLGWILGCLLRLLLSVACAQGVFIEPLKSVTWQRSMAESTTRLPCRYQPLVGEKVVQVTWYKELRGGTKDQITTAHFADGHTEFGRYSGRVRFESSSPTMNSALLIPNTEESDDGTYICQVSTFPNGNFERRITLTVWILPIASLEPVVLTEGQPFSVAASCRAVGRPQPTLSWDTDLPGLSQNRTNEGGSVSSYYSLHPLRSMNGKRLDCLVQHPALERPRRISNQLVVHYPPDAVISASTDDWFAGLEQATLNCDVGGGFPAPQNITWMRRGETLPDGVSVVGGSLTFERGIRLNDSGLYECVMTNAVGAAKAEYLMTVTEKSHRKETSLSDNLLLIIIGASATTIVVVLVVTVLLVLRRHRHRNKKLKMELSEKKEEISNLSRQASFRRLPSVSSDPRVEDYSLLGSDSRIKNSQISLERPNYNGSMSTLGGRWVPVVGLEADVTGRPVVWLEGGTDSKKEVQRRRAGSYLKSSNMSLVLDSGLPLSQLPLRDQPDDIVGPREVAVPSQVEDWNPSQLTPPGQLEDEEDGGAYRLSEALTNHFYYSNGVLRPKPHTNGILLHPHGQVI from the exons TGGCGTGTGCTCAGGGCGTCTTCATCGAGCCCCTTAAATCCGTCACCTGGCAGCGCTCCATGGCCGAGAGTACCACCAGGCTGCCGTGTCGCTACCAGCCTTTGGTGGGCGAGAAGGTGGTGCAGGTCACATGGTACAAGGAGCTGCGAGGCGGTACCAAGGATCAGATCACCACAGCCCACTTCGCGGACGGACACACAG AGTTTGGACGCTACTCGGGTCGTGTGAGGTTTGAGAGCAGCAGCCCCACAATGAACTCGGCGCTGCTCATCCCCAACACGGAGGAATCAGACGACGGCACCTACATTTGCCAAGTCTCCACTTTCCCCAACGGCAACTTTGAGAGACGCATCACGCTCACCGTCTGGA TtttacccattgcctccctggagCCGGTGGTCCTGACGGAGGGTCAGCCGTTCAGCGTGGCCGCCTCTTGTCGTGCCGTGGGCCGCCCGCAGCCCACCCTCTCTTGGGACACTGACCTGCCTGGCCTCTCCCAGAACCGCACCAACGAGGGCGGCTCCGTGTCCAGCTACTACTCCCTCCACCCGCTCCGCAGCATGAACGGGAAGCGGCTCGACTGCCTGGTGCAGCATCCCGCCCTGGAACGCCCGCGTAGGATCTCCAACCAGCTCGTGGTCCACT ACCCCCCAGACGCTGTCATCTCTGCCTCGACAGACGATTGGTTTGCCGGGTTGGAGCAAGCGACGCTCAACTGCGATGTTGGCGGCGGCTTCCCAGCGCCACAAAATATCACCTGGATGCG GAGGGGCGAAACTTTGCCAGACGGTGTCTCGGTGGTCGGAGGCAGTCTGACGTTTGAACGAGGCATCCGCCTGAATGACAGCGGCCTGTATGAGTGTGTGATGACTAACGCAGTTGGCGCGGCAAAGGCTGAGTACTTGATGACGGTGACAG AGAAATCCCATCGCAAGGAAACGTCCTTATCCGACAACCTGCTACTCATCATCATTGGCGCCTCAGCCACCACCATCGTTGTGGTCCTGGTCGTCACTGTGCTGCTGGTCCTCCGCCGCCATCGGCACCGCAACAAGAAGTTGAAGATGGAGCTCAGCGAAAAAAA GGAGGAAATCAGCAATCTGTCCAGACAAGCTTCCTTCAGGAGACTTCCCTCTGTCAGCTCTGACCCACgg GTTGAGGATTACTCTCTGCTCGGGTCAGACAGCCGCATAAAAAACAGCCAAATATCTCTG GAGCGACCCAACTATAATGGCAGCATGTCCACTCTGGGTGGGCGTTGGGTGCCTGTGGTGGGGCTGGAGGCGGACGTGACGGGGCGTCCCGTCGTCTGGCTCGAAGGCGGAACTGACAGCAAAAAGGAGGTGCAGAGAAGGAGGGCGGGGTCGTATCTGAAGAGCAGCAACATGTCGCTGGTACTG GATTCCGGTCTTCCGTTGTCCCAGCTTCCCCTGAGAGACCAACCGGACGACATTGTCGGACCAAGAGAGGTCGCCGTCCCCTCGCAGGTGGAAGACTGGAATCCCTCCCAGCTGACGCCGCCAGGGCAGCTGGAAGACGAAGAGGACGGCGGCGCCTACCGTCTGTCCGAGGCGCTCACCAATCACTTCTACTATAGCAACGGCGTCCTCAGGCCCAAGCCGCACACCAACGGCATCTTGCTACACCCTCATGGTCAGGTGATCTAG
- the nectin4b gene encoding nectin-4 isoform X2 has translation MDQSVLGWILGCLLRLLLSVACAQGVFIEPLKSVTWQRSMAESTTRLPCRYQPLVGEKVVQVTWYKELRGGTKDQITTAHFADGHTEFGRYSGRVRFESSSPTMNSALLIPNTEESDDGTYICQVSTFPNGNFERRITLTVWILPIASLEPVVLTEGQPFSVAASCRAVGRPQPTLSWDTDLPGLSQNRTNEGGSVSSYYSLHPLRSMNGKRLDCLVQHPALERPRRISNQLVVHYPPDAVISASTDDWFAGLEQATLNCDVGGGFPAPQNITWMRRGETLPDGVSVVGGSLTFERGIRLNDSGLYECVMTNAVGAAKAEYLMTVTEKSHRKETSLSDNLLLIIIGASATTIVVVLVVTVLLVLRRHRHRNKKLKMELSEKKEEISNLSRQASFRRLPSVSSDPRVEDYSLLGSDSRIKNSQISLERPNYNGSMSTLGGRWVPVVGLEADVTGRPVVWLEGGTDSKKEVQRRRAGSYLKSSNMSLDSGLPLSQLPLRDQPDDIVGPREVAVPSQVEDWNPSQLTPPGQLEDEEDGGAYRLSEALTNHFYYSNGVLRPKPHTNGILLHPHGQVI, from the exons TGGCGTGTGCTCAGGGCGTCTTCATCGAGCCCCTTAAATCCGTCACCTGGCAGCGCTCCATGGCCGAGAGTACCACCAGGCTGCCGTGTCGCTACCAGCCTTTGGTGGGCGAGAAGGTGGTGCAGGTCACATGGTACAAGGAGCTGCGAGGCGGTACCAAGGATCAGATCACCACAGCCCACTTCGCGGACGGACACACAG AGTTTGGACGCTACTCGGGTCGTGTGAGGTTTGAGAGCAGCAGCCCCACAATGAACTCGGCGCTGCTCATCCCCAACACGGAGGAATCAGACGACGGCACCTACATTTGCCAAGTCTCCACTTTCCCCAACGGCAACTTTGAGAGACGCATCACGCTCACCGTCTGGA TtttacccattgcctccctggagCCGGTGGTCCTGACGGAGGGTCAGCCGTTCAGCGTGGCCGCCTCTTGTCGTGCCGTGGGCCGCCCGCAGCCCACCCTCTCTTGGGACACTGACCTGCCTGGCCTCTCCCAGAACCGCACCAACGAGGGCGGCTCCGTGTCCAGCTACTACTCCCTCCACCCGCTCCGCAGCATGAACGGGAAGCGGCTCGACTGCCTGGTGCAGCATCCCGCCCTGGAACGCCCGCGTAGGATCTCCAACCAGCTCGTGGTCCACT ACCCCCCAGACGCTGTCATCTCTGCCTCGACAGACGATTGGTTTGCCGGGTTGGAGCAAGCGACGCTCAACTGCGATGTTGGCGGCGGCTTCCCAGCGCCACAAAATATCACCTGGATGCG GAGGGGCGAAACTTTGCCAGACGGTGTCTCGGTGGTCGGAGGCAGTCTGACGTTTGAACGAGGCATCCGCCTGAATGACAGCGGCCTGTATGAGTGTGTGATGACTAACGCAGTTGGCGCGGCAAAGGCTGAGTACTTGATGACGGTGACAG AGAAATCCCATCGCAAGGAAACGTCCTTATCCGACAACCTGCTACTCATCATCATTGGCGCCTCAGCCACCACCATCGTTGTGGTCCTGGTCGTCACTGTGCTGCTGGTCCTCCGCCGCCATCGGCACCGCAACAAGAAGTTGAAGATGGAGCTCAGCGAAAAAAA GGAGGAAATCAGCAATCTGTCCAGACAAGCTTCCTTCAGGAGACTTCCCTCTGTCAGCTCTGACCCACgg GTTGAGGATTACTCTCTGCTCGGGTCAGACAGCCGCATAAAAAACAGCCAAATATCTCTG GAGCGACCCAACTATAATGGCAGCATGTCCACTCTGGGTGGGCGTTGGGTGCCTGTGGTGGGGCTGGAGGCGGACGTGACGGGGCGTCCCGTCGTCTGGCTCGAAGGCGGAACTGACAGCAAAAAGGAGGTGCAGAGAAGGAGGGCGGGGTCGTATCTGAAGAGCAGCAACATGTCGCTG GATTCCGGTCTTCCGTTGTCCCAGCTTCCCCTGAGAGACCAACCGGACGACATTGTCGGACCAAGAGAGGTCGCCGTCCCCTCGCAGGTGGAAGACTGGAATCCCTCCCAGCTGACGCCGCCAGGGCAGCTGGAAGACGAAGAGGACGGCGGCGCCTACCGTCTGTCCGAGGCGCTCACCAATCACTTCTACTATAGCAACGGCGTCCTCAGGCCCAAGCCGCACACCAACGGCATCTTGCTACACCCTCATGGTCAGGTGATCTAG
- the nectin4b gene encoding nectin-4 isoform X3, with amino-acid sequence MDQSVLGWILGCLLRLLLSVACAQGVFIEPLKSVTWQRSMAESTTRLPCRYQPLVGEKVVQVTWYKELRGGTKDQITTAHFADGHTEFGRYSGRVRFESSSPTMNSALLIPNTEESDDGTYICQVSTFPNGNFERRITLTVWILPIASLEPVVLTEGQPFSVAASCRAVGRPQPTLSWDTDLPGLSQNRTNEGGSVSSYYSLHPLRSMNGKRLDCLVQHPALERPRRISNQLVVHYAVISASTDDWFAGLEQATLNCDVGGGFPAPQNITWMRRGETLPDGVSVVGGSLTFERGIRLNDSGLYECVMTNAVGAAKAEYLMTVTEKSHRKETSLSDNLLLIIIGASATTIVVVLVVTVLLVLRRHRHRNKKLKMELSEKKEEISNLSRQASFRRLPSVSSDPRVEDYSLLGSDSRIKNSQISLERPNYNGSMSTLGGRWVPVVGLEADVTGRPVVWLEGGTDSKKEVQRRRAGSYLKSSNMSLVLDSGLPLSQLPLRDQPDDIVGPREVAVPSQVEDWNPSQLTPPGQLEDEEDGGAYRLSEALTNHFYYSNGVLRPKPHTNGILLHPHGQVI; translated from the exons TGGCGTGTGCTCAGGGCGTCTTCATCGAGCCCCTTAAATCCGTCACCTGGCAGCGCTCCATGGCCGAGAGTACCACCAGGCTGCCGTGTCGCTACCAGCCTTTGGTGGGCGAGAAGGTGGTGCAGGTCACATGGTACAAGGAGCTGCGAGGCGGTACCAAGGATCAGATCACCACAGCCCACTTCGCGGACGGACACACAG AGTTTGGACGCTACTCGGGTCGTGTGAGGTTTGAGAGCAGCAGCCCCACAATGAACTCGGCGCTGCTCATCCCCAACACGGAGGAATCAGACGACGGCACCTACATTTGCCAAGTCTCCACTTTCCCCAACGGCAACTTTGAGAGACGCATCACGCTCACCGTCTGGA TtttacccattgcctccctggagCCGGTGGTCCTGACGGAGGGTCAGCCGTTCAGCGTGGCCGCCTCTTGTCGTGCCGTGGGCCGCCCGCAGCCCACCCTCTCTTGGGACACTGACCTGCCTGGCCTCTCCCAGAACCGCACCAACGAGGGCGGCTCCGTGTCCAGCTACTACTCCCTCCACCCGCTCCGCAGCATGAACGGGAAGCGGCTCGACTGCCTGGTGCAGCATCCCGCCCTGGAACGCCCGCGTAGGATCTCCAACCAGCTCGTGGTCCACT ACGCTGTCATCTCTGCCTCGACAGACGATTGGTTTGCCGGGTTGGAGCAAGCGACGCTCAACTGCGATGTTGGCGGCGGCTTCCCAGCGCCACAAAATATCACCTGGATGCG GAGGGGCGAAACTTTGCCAGACGGTGTCTCGGTGGTCGGAGGCAGTCTGACGTTTGAACGAGGCATCCGCCTGAATGACAGCGGCCTGTATGAGTGTGTGATGACTAACGCAGTTGGCGCGGCAAAGGCTGAGTACTTGATGACGGTGACAG AGAAATCCCATCGCAAGGAAACGTCCTTATCCGACAACCTGCTACTCATCATCATTGGCGCCTCAGCCACCACCATCGTTGTGGTCCTGGTCGTCACTGTGCTGCTGGTCCTCCGCCGCCATCGGCACCGCAACAAGAAGTTGAAGATGGAGCTCAGCGAAAAAAA GGAGGAAATCAGCAATCTGTCCAGACAAGCTTCCTTCAGGAGACTTCCCTCTGTCAGCTCTGACCCACgg GTTGAGGATTACTCTCTGCTCGGGTCAGACAGCCGCATAAAAAACAGCCAAATATCTCTG GAGCGACCCAACTATAATGGCAGCATGTCCACTCTGGGTGGGCGTTGGGTGCCTGTGGTGGGGCTGGAGGCGGACGTGACGGGGCGTCCCGTCGTCTGGCTCGAAGGCGGAACTGACAGCAAAAAGGAGGTGCAGAGAAGGAGGGCGGGGTCGTATCTGAAGAGCAGCAACATGTCGCTGGTACTG GATTCCGGTCTTCCGTTGTCCCAGCTTCCCCTGAGAGACCAACCGGACGACATTGTCGGACCAAGAGAGGTCGCCGTCCCCTCGCAGGTGGAAGACTGGAATCCCTCCCAGCTGACGCCGCCAGGGCAGCTGGAAGACGAAGAGGACGGCGGCGCCTACCGTCTGTCCGAGGCGCTCACCAATCACTTCTACTATAGCAACGGCGTCCTCAGGCCCAAGCCGCACACCAACGGCATCTTGCTACACCCTCATGGTCAGGTGATCTAG
- the LOC133618530 gene encoding uncharacterized protein: MSTQQGPCLAHGATFQRKLASIMDTLAQAAVLEIAKLWEDAFALVHAELRRRDREVEALEKKLLEKQRQTTNVSLSKKEKQPKRPPPPTLSDTDGPVSEPVCSSLEQNAKEKMDPSTNHRAAAAQSEENPKSQTCARTDEDLPVKLEDEDDVMIVEQLKDYGHNGNQRAVEEKENHRWSSVSMGDSDTTEESDYFPAPKSQNLDSEILFIENALDLLDGSAEAAFSESLLMGARHAMSSQATGAATFRPAHPGQDEDRPEAIRTFNPHDRIFIFSDSRPPKDAAGGRVKEKWFICQFCGKSFDRVSHLQIHQRIHTGEKPYTCDTCGKCFSQRSNLRTHQRTHQERLTQSSGLTL, encoded by the exons ATGTCAACGCAACAGGGGCCCTGCTTGGCTCACGGTGCGACTTTCCAGCGCAAGCTAGCCTCCATCATGGACACGCTCGCCCAAGCCGCCGTGTTGGAGATCGCCAAACTGTGGGAGGACGCCTTCGCGCTGGTCCACGCCGAGCTGCGCCGGAGAGACCGGGAGGTGGAGGCCTTGGAAAAGAAGTTGCTGGAAAAGCAGCGACAAACTACGAATGTGTCTCTCTCCAAGAAGGAGAAGCAGCCCAAGAGGCCGCCTCCTCCCACCCTCAGCGACACTGATG GTCCAGTTTCGGAACCAGTCTGTTCGTCTTTAGAGCAGAACGCCAAAGAAAAGATGGACCCCTCCACCAATCACAGAGCAGCAGCAGCTCAGTCAGAGGAGAACCCCAAATCTCAGACCTGCGCCAGAACTGACGAAGACCTCCCCGTCAAGCTGGAGGATGAGGACGACGTCATGATTGTAGAGCAGCTAAAAGACTACGGGCATAATGGCAATCAACGCGCCGTAGAAGAAAAGGAGAACCACCGGTGGTCCTCGGTTTCCATGGGAGACAGCGACACCACAGAGGAGTCAGACTACTTTCCGGCACCAAAGTCCCAGAATCTGGACTCGGAAATCCTGTTCATTGAGAACGCCTTAGACCTCCTTGATGGTTCTGCAGAAGCTGCCTTCTCGGAAAGTTTACTCATGGGCGCCaggcacgccatgtccagtcaggCCACAGGTGCCGCCACTTTTAGACCGGCACACCCCGGTCAGGACGAGGACAGACCAGAGGCCATCAGAACTTTTAATCCACACGACAGAATCTTCATCTTCAGCGACTCCCGGCCTCCCAAAGACGCTGCGGGCGGCCGCGTCAAGGAGAAGTGGTTCATCTGCCAGTTCTGTGGCAAAAGCTTCGACCGGGTCAGCCACCTGCAGATCCACCAGCGCATTCACACGGGGGAGAAGCCGTACACGTGTGACACTTGCGGAAAGTGTTTCTCCCAGAGGAGCAACCTGCGCACGCACCAGCGCACGCACCAGGAGAGGTTGACCCAAAGTTCTGGTTTGACTCTCTGA